Proteins from one Oncorhynchus tshawytscha isolate Ot180627B linkage group LG16, Otsh_v2.0, whole genome shotgun sequence genomic window:
- the LOC112216384 gene encoding mitogen-activated protein kinase 14A isoform X1, which produces MSQKERPTFYRQEVTKTIWEVPERYQTLSPVGSGAYGSVCSSYDQKTGMKIAVKKLSRPFQSFIHAKRTYRELRLLKHMKHENVIGLLDVFTPATSLEEFNDVYLVTHLMGADLNNIIKCQKLTDDHVQFLIYQILRGLKYIHSADIIHRDLKPSNLAVNEDCELKILDFGLARHTDDEMTGYVATRWYRAPEIMLNWMHYNMTVDIWSVGCIMAELLTGRTLFPGTDHIDQLKLIMMLVGTPEPELLMKISSSSARNYIKSLPQMPKRNFSDVFIGANPQAVDLLEKMLVLDTDKRITAAEALAHPYFSQYHDPDDEPEADPYDQSFESRDLDIEEWKRLTFEAVCDFEPPVFDGNDMES; this is translated from the exons ATGTCGCAGAAAGAAAGACCTACGTTTTATCGGCAGGAGGTGACAAAGACGATTTGGGAGGTACCAGAACGCTACCAGACCCTGTCTCCAGTCGGTTCCGGGGCCTACGGATCAGTTTG CTCGTCGTATGATCAGAAGACGGGTATGAAGATCGCTGTGAAGAAGCTCTCCCGGCCTTTCCAGTCCTTTATTCACGCCAAGAGAACCTACAGAGAGCTACGGCTGCTCAAGCACATGAAGCATGAGAAT GTGATCGGCCTTCTAGATGTTTTCACACCTGCTACTAGTCTGGAGGAGTTCAATGATGT GTACCTGGTGACCCACCTGATGGGGGCAGACCTCAACAATATAATCAAGTGTCAGAAGCTGACAGACGACCATGTGCAGTTCCTCATATACCAGATCCTCCGGGGGTTAAAG tataTCCACTCAGCAGATATCATTCACAGA GACCTGAAACCCAGCAACCtggctgtgaatgaggactgtGAGCTGAAG ATTCTTGACTTTGGGCTGGCGCGGCACACAGACGATGAGATGACTGGTTACGTTGCCACTCGCTGGTACAGAGCCCCAGAGATAATGCTAAACTGGATGCATTACAACATGACAG TGGACATTTGGTCTGTGGGATGTATCATGGCTGAACTCCTCACTGGCAGAACTCTGTTTCCCGGTACTGACC ACATTGATCAGTTGAAGCTAATAATGATGCTCGTTGGGACGCCAGAGCCTGAGCTCTTGATGAAAATCTCCTCTTCGTCT GCAAGGAACTACATCAAATCCTTGCCTCAGATGCCCAAGAGGAATTTTTCTGACGTGTTCATTGGAGCCAACCCCCAAG CTGTGGACCTGCTGGAGAAGATGTTGGTTCTGGACACAGATAAGAGGATCACGGCTGCCGAGGCTCTGGCCCACCCCTACTTCTCCCAGTACCACGACCCAGACGACGAGCCTGAGGCTGACCCCTACGACCAGAGCTTTGAGAGCCGCGATCTGGACATCGAAGAATGGAAAC GGCTGACCTTTGAGGCGGTATGTGATTTTGAGCCACCCGTCTTCGATGGAAACGACATGGAATCGTGA
- the LOC112216384 gene encoding mitogen-activated protein kinase 14A isoform X2: protein MSQKERPTFYRQEVTKTIWEVPERYQTLSPVGSGAYGSVCSSYDQKTGMKIAVKKLSRPFQSFIHAKRTYRELRLLKHMKHENVIGLLDVFTPATSLEEFNDVYLVTHLMGADLNNIIKCQKLTDDHVQFLIYQILRGLKYIHSADIIHRDLKPSNLAVNEDCELKILDFGLARHTDDEMTGYVATRWYRAPEIMLNWMHYNMTVDIWSVGCIMAELLTGRTLFPGTDHINQLQQIMRLTGTPPASLISRMPSHEARNYIKSLPQMPKRNFSDVFIGANPQAVDLLEKMLVLDTDKRITAAEALAHPYFSQYHDPDDEPEADPYDQSFESRDLDIEEWKRLTFEAVCDFEPPVFDGNDMES from the exons ATGTCGCAGAAAGAAAGACCTACGTTTTATCGGCAGGAGGTGACAAAGACGATTTGGGAGGTACCAGAACGCTACCAGACCCTGTCTCCAGTCGGTTCCGGGGCCTACGGATCAGTTTG CTCGTCGTATGATCAGAAGACGGGTATGAAGATCGCTGTGAAGAAGCTCTCCCGGCCTTTCCAGTCCTTTATTCACGCCAAGAGAACCTACAGAGAGCTACGGCTGCTCAAGCACATGAAGCATGAGAAT GTGATCGGCCTTCTAGATGTTTTCACACCTGCTACTAGTCTGGAGGAGTTCAATGATGT GTACCTGGTGACCCACCTGATGGGGGCAGACCTCAACAATATAATCAAGTGTCAGAAGCTGACAGACGACCATGTGCAGTTCCTCATATACCAGATCCTCCGGGGGTTAAAG tataTCCACTCAGCAGATATCATTCACAGA GACCTGAAACCCAGCAACCtggctgtgaatgaggactgtGAGCTGAAG ATTCTTGACTTTGGGCTGGCGCGGCACACAGACGATGAGATGACTGGTTACGTTGCCACTCGCTGGTACAGAGCCCCAGAGATAATGCTAAACTGGATGCATTACAACATGACAG TGGACATTTGGTCTGTGGGATGTATCATGGCTGAACTCCTCACTGGCAGAACTCTGTTTCCCGGTACTGACC ATATAAACCAGCTTCAACAGATAATGCGTCTGACAGGAACGCCCCCAGCCTCTCTAATAAGCAGGATGCCAAGCCACGAG GCAAGGAACTACATCAAATCCTTGCCTCAGATGCCCAAGAGGAATTTTTCTGACGTGTTCATTGGAGCCAACCCCCAAG CTGTGGACCTGCTGGAGAAGATGTTGGTTCTGGACACAGATAAGAGGATCACGGCTGCCGAGGCTCTGGCCCACCCCTACTTCTCCCAGTACCACGACCCAGACGACGAGCCTGAGGCTGACCCCTACGACCAGAGCTTTGAGAGCCGCGATCTGGACATCGAAGAATGGAAAC GGCTGACCTTTGAGGCGGTATGTGATTTTGAGCCACCCGTCTTCGATGGAAACGACATGGAATCGTGA
- the LOC112216386 gene encoding toll-like receptor 5 — translation MSAHHFRGMMRNCILLVIFGVYLQVVKCTPRCPLYGSIAVCTNLSLYQVPALPPYITHVYMRDNYISEINETSFSGLEGLKELDLSWQRVNGLTIRTNTFQRLANLAVLYLGHNRGLQIEPDAFVGLSNLRTLSLYVCDLTESILQGDYLRPLVSLKTLDLYGNQVKRIQPSPFFVNMTDFQELNMTLNKMESICEEDLLGFCGKHFRLLKLNSVYLNGMTQNGFDWKRCGNPFRNMSIETLDLSSNGFNVDKAKLFFNAIQGTKIHHIILEHSTMGKSFGFNNFKDPNKKTFNGLKNSGIKILDLSKCFIFALQYAVFSPLREVEDITLAQNKINQIDRGAFWGLENLQRLNLSHNLIGEIYSYTFDNLPNIFELDLSYNHIGALGYQAFTGLPHLQILDLTGNSIRQLGTYGYLAPLPNLQLLHLADNKITSLEGLLGFANSTIILNVQNNRLTNLEDVYIVLAKFMRIERIWYGNNNIKWCIFSSNISVPAVNSLRLLELRNIALHILWGHGVCLDVFENLIKLFSLDLSFNSLRALPDGIFKGLVSLEEMDLSFNSLTYLQPDIFPASLKTVDLSYNFLSSPDPATFSSLSWINLYRNRFHCDGGLKDFLTWMNRTNVTFPDPGVAEFSCEFPSDLHGVSLLNYSKFIREKYPKPSLTKI, via the exons ATGAGCGCGCATCACTTCAG GGGGATGATGAGGAACTGTATACTGCTGGTTATCTTTGGAGTCTACCTGCAAGTGGTGAAATGCACCCCAAGATGTCCACTATATGGTTCTATAGCAGTTTGCACCAACCTGTCTCTATATCAGGTCCCTGCACTGCCTCCATACATTACCCATGTGTATATGAGGGATAACTACATCAGTGAGATAAACGAGACATCTTTCTCTGGGCTTGAAGGGCTAAAGGAACTGGACCTCAGTTGGCAACGAGTCAATGGGCTAACTATAAGAACTAACACCTTTCAAAGACTGGCAAACTTGGCAGTGCTCTATTTAGGACATAATAGAGGTTTACAGATTGAGCCAGATGCGTTTGTGGGACTGTCCAACCTGAGAacactctctctgtatgtgtgtgaccTGACTGAATCCATATTACAGGGCGACTATCTCAGGCCCCTGGTGTCTTTGAAAACGCTAGATCTGTATGGTAACCAAGTGAAAAGAATCCAACCTTCACCATTCTTTGTGAACATGACAGATTTCCAAGAGTTAAACATGACCCTAAACAAGATGGAAAGCATATGTGAGGAAGATTTGCTTGGCTTTTGTGGCAAACACTTTCGGTTGCTCAAATTGAACAGCGTCTATCTAAATGGTATGACTCAAAATGGTTTTGACTGGAAACGATGTGGAAATCCCTTTAGAAACATGTCTATAGAGACACTTGACTTATCTTCCAACGGATTCAACGTGGACAAGGCTAAATTGTTTTTCAATGCAATCCAAGGAACGAAAATTCACCATATTATTCTGGAACACAGCACCATGGGAAAATCATTTGgtttcaacaatttcaaagaccCAAACAAGAAAACATTCAATGGCCTCAAGAATAGTGGCATCAAGATTCTAGATTTGTCCAAATGCTTTATATTTGCTTTGCAATATGCAGTATTCAGTCCACTGAGAGAGGTAGAGGACATAACATTAGCCCAAAACAAAATTAACCAGATCGACAGGGGGGCGTTTTGGGGTCTTGAAAATTTACAAAGACTCAACCTGTCACACAATCTTATAGGGGAAATCTATTCTTACACATTTGACAATCTACCCAATATTTTTGAATTAGATTTATCTTACAATCATATTGGTGCATTGGGATATCAGGCATTTACAGGACTTCCACACCTACAAATCCTGGATCTTACAGGAAACTCTATTCGCCAACTAGGTACATATGGTTACCTTGCACCACTACCAAACCTGCAACTTCTTCATTTGGCTGATAATAAGATCACATCCTTAGAGGGCCTCTTGGGCTTTGCTAACAGTACTATCATACTGAATGTTCAAAACAACAGGTTAACTAATTTAGAGGATGTatacattgtgttagctaaatTCATGCGCATTGAGCGTATCTGGTATGGTAACAACAACATAAAGTGGTGCATCTTTAGCAGTAATATTTCAGTGCCCGCTGTAAACTCTCTAAGGCTGCTGGAGCTCAGGAACATCGCCCTGCACATTTTATGGGGACATGGAGTGTGTTTGGACGTATTTGAAAATCTTATCAAGCTTTTTAGTCTGGATTTAAGCTTTAACTCGCTGAGGGCTCTCCCAGATGGCATATTCAAAGGCCTCGTCTCTCTGGAAGAGATGGATCTCAGCTTCAACTCTCTCACATACCTCCAACCAGACATTTTCCCAGCGAGTCTCAAAACAGTTGACCTCTCTTAcaatttcctctcctctcctgacccaGCGACTTTCAGTTCTCTCAGCTGGATCAACTTATATAGGAATCGCTTCCACTGTGACGGTGGCCTGAAGGACTTTCTGACGTGGATGAACAGGACCAATGTGACTTTTCCAGACCCCGGCGTGGCTGAATTCAGCTGTGAGTTCCCCTCGGATCTCCATGGTGTCAGCCTGTTGAATTACAGCAAATTCATAAGGGAAAAGTACCCAAAACCAtctttaacaaaaatataa